A single window of Vibrio stylophorae DNA harbors:
- the fmt gene encoding methionyl-tRNA formyltransferase, whose product MTPLKIIFAGTPEFAADHLAALLSSQHQVVAVYTNPDRPAGRGKKLTPSAVKVLAEQHQIPVYQPQSLKDEAAQQELAAIDADIMVVVAYGMLLPKVVLDTPRLGCINVHGSILPRWRGAAPIQRSLWAGDSETGVTIMQMDVGLDTGDMITIAKLPIEATDTSASLYHKLAELGPVALVETLDQMAQGPITAIKQDDALANYAKKLSKEEAKIDWQQPADFIERCIRAFNPWPISYFACQEQDIKVWQAQVSDQQHSQVPGTVLSANKQGITIACGEGSALQLQSLQIPGKKAMSCADLLNARKEWFEPGKTLN is encoded by the coding sequence ATGACTCCCTTGAAAATTATTTTTGCCGGTACACCGGAGTTCGCCGCCGACCATTTGGCGGCGTTATTGTCTTCACAGCACCAAGTTGTGGCCGTTTACACCAACCCTGACCGCCCAGCCGGTCGCGGTAAAAAGCTCACCCCAAGCGCAGTCAAAGTACTCGCTGAACAGCACCAAATTCCGGTTTATCAGCCACAAAGCCTAAAAGATGAAGCCGCGCAGCAAGAACTCGCTGCCATTGATGCCGATATTATGGTGGTTGTGGCCTATGGCATGCTACTGCCTAAAGTGGTGCTTGATACACCACGCTTAGGCTGCATCAACGTGCATGGCTCGATTTTGCCTCGCTGGCGTGGCGCTGCACCGATTCAACGCTCACTCTGGGCGGGTGATAGCGAAACGGGCGTGACCATTATGCAGATGGATGTAGGTCTAGATACCGGCGATATGATCACCATCGCCAAGCTACCAATTGAAGCCACTGATACCAGCGCTAGCCTGTACCACAAACTAGCGGAACTGGGTCCTGTGGCACTGGTGGAAACCCTTGATCAAATGGCGCAAGGCCCAATCACGGCCATCAAACAAGATGACGCATTGGCCAACTACGCGAAAAAGTTGAGCAAAGAGGAAGCGAAAATCGATTGGCAGCAACCAGCTGACTTTATTGAACGCTGTATTCGTGCTTTTAACCCATGGCCGATCAGTTATTTCGCCTGCCAAGAGCAAGATATTAAGGTTTGGCAAGCGCAAGTGAGCGATCAGCAGCACAGCCAAGTACCAGGCACAGTGCTCAGCGCCAATAAGCAAGGCATCACCATCGCCTGTGGTGAGGGCAGCGCACTGCAGCTACAATCGCTACAAATTCCAGGTAAAAAAGCAATGTCCTGCGCCGATCTACTCAATGCGCGCAAGGAGTGGTTTGAACCTGGTAAAACCCTCAACTAA
- the def gene encoding peptide deformylase → MSLLQVLTLPDERLRTIAQPVAEVTPEIQTMVDDMLETMYHEQGIGLAATQVDIHQRIVVIDVSEEGDQPLVLINPEITDQSGETGIEEGCLSVPEARALVPRAEQVSIKALDRNGQPFTLDADDLLAICIQHELDHLEGKLFIDYLSPLKRQRIMQKLEKLKRAQARA, encoded by the coding sequence ATGTCATTATTGCAAGTATTAACACTACCAGATGAGCGACTTCGCACTATCGCGCAACCTGTTGCAGAGGTCACACCCGAAATTCAGACCATGGTCGACGATATGCTCGAAACCATGTATCACGAACAGGGGATTGGTCTTGCTGCGACGCAAGTCGACATTCATCAGCGCATTGTGGTGATTGATGTCTCGGAAGAGGGCGATCAACCCTTAGTACTGATCAACCCAGAAATCACCGATCAATCCGGCGAAACGGGAATTGAAGAAGGTTGCCTCTCTGTGCCAGAGGCGCGCGCATTGGTTCCCCGCGCAGAGCAAGTGTCGATTAAAGCACTGGATCGCAACGGCCAACCTTTTACTTTAGATGCAGATGATTTGTTGGCGATCTGCATTCAACATGAGCTTGATCACCTTGAAGGTAAGCTCTTCATTGATTACCTATCGCCACTAAAGCGCCAACGCATTATGCAAAAACTAGAAAAATTGAAACGTGCACAGGCGCGTGCTTAA
- a CDS encoding LysM peptidoglycan-binding domain-containing protein, whose translation MRFARVILFSCLFFLPFMGSAIELKSGHPEKYTVKKGDTLWDIAGTFLNEPWLWPKLWHANPDIVNPHLIYPGDVITLIWVDGKPSLQVNQKPNASQKESAVPSVDTQAVEPYFRKERLIEQGMLDTSAKIVGTNEESIGWYDDSMVLYSDKVLHTENVAIYRIGEPVTRELEDGETVTAYRAIKVATATQTPIDNGMAQLNITQIRQEITQNDIVLPYESVNTLPVYFQLNPAPKGLKATSLGGTDARRYLATNQVTLLDVGAKDGVEAGDIMQIALPGNGLKKKDEEYSFTKKDKAPLVLPNKVIGEAMIFKTYDYFSYAIITKSTEPVTSKSLFVAPPQPKKPVADAATEQAADQTAADKKAAQAKVVDVEAGADLAAAP comes from the coding sequence ATGCGATTCGCTCGAGTCATTTTATTTAGTTGTTTGTTTTTTCTCCCATTCATGGGCTCAGCGATTGAGCTCAAGTCGGGCCATCCTGAAAAATACACGGTCAAAAAAGGTGATACCCTTTGGGATATCGCTGGAACCTTCCTGAATGAGCCTTGGTTATGGCCAAAGCTTTGGCATGCCAACCCAGATATCGTCAACCCGCACCTCATTTATCCTGGTGATGTGATCACTTTGATTTGGGTCGATGGCAAGCCATCATTGCAAGTGAACCAAAAACCGAATGCGAGCCAAAAAGAGAGCGCTGTGCCTTCTGTGGATACGCAAGCGGTTGAACCTTACTTCCGTAAAGAACGTTTGATTGAACAAGGTATGCTCGATACCTCAGCCAAGATTGTTGGTACCAATGAAGAAAGTATCGGTTGGTATGATGATTCTATGGTGCTTTACAGCGACAAAGTGCTGCATACGGAAAACGTGGCCATCTATCGTATTGGTGAGCCTGTGACCCGTGAGCTTGAAGACGGCGAGACCGTGACAGCTTATCGCGCGATTAAAGTGGCTACGGCAACGCAAACACCAATCGACAATGGTATGGCGCAGCTGAACATTACTCAGATTCGCCAAGAGATCACCCAAAACGATATCGTGCTGCCCTATGAGAGCGTCAATACTCTCCCTGTGTATTTCCAGCTGAACCCTGCACCAAAAGGTTTGAAAGCAACATCACTAGGCGGTACTGATGCACGTCGTTACTTGGCGACAAACCAAGTGACCCTGCTTGATGTGGGTGCCAAAGATGGTGTGGAAGCGGGCGATATCATGCAAATCGCATTGCCAGGTAATGGTCTGAAGAAGAAAGACGAAGAATATTCATTCACCAAGAAAGACAAAGCACCTTTGGTATTGCCAAACAAGGTGATTGGTGAAGCGATGATCTTCAAAACCTACGACTACTTTAGCTATGCGATCATCACCAAGAGCACTGAGCCTGTGACCAGCAAATCATTGTTCGTTGCACCGCCACAGCCGAAAAAGCCAGTTGCTGACGCAGCAACAGAGCAAGCAGCCGATCAAACAGCTGCAGATAAGAAAGCCGCTCAAGCAAAAGTTGTTGATGTTGAAGCGGGTGCCGACCTTGCCGCAGCGCCTTAA
- the dprA gene encoding DNA-processing protein DprA produces MADLTAWLTLYTAPRIGAVSFHRLLEKHSPEFWCLQSDDFLAQAGLTQPQIQAIRQPNKALIDACLHWAAQPHCHLLHYDHPLYPALLKETVAAPPLLFVQGDPQILALPQIAIVGSRSASADGRAQAFHFAQGLAEQGIVVTSGLALGVDGQAHRGALAANGLTVAVMGTGLNQIYPARHRSLAAEIIESGALVSEFLPNQAPVAHNFPRRNRVISGLSRGVLVLEAAARSGSLITARYALEQNRDVFAVPGHIHNPLSQGPNQLIKQGAYLVEHVDDIVQQMSNLVVPDLHRNSPAPQAQGGGIICTAKPAELLPFAKLLDTLGDTATPVDQIAERSGLPVHEVMGQLLELELLGAVSMLDGGYILTRSCKS; encoded by the coding sequence ATGGCTGATCTGACTGCTTGGTTAACCCTATACACTGCGCCGAGAATCGGCGCAGTGTCGTTTCATCGGCTGCTTGAAAAGCATTCACCTGAATTTTGGTGTCTGCAATCCGATGATTTCCTTGCGCAAGCTGGACTTACTCAGCCGCAAATTCAAGCCATTCGACAGCCCAATAAGGCGCTGATTGATGCCTGCTTGCATTGGGCTGCGCAGCCTCACTGTCATCTACTACACTACGACCACCCACTTTACCCAGCCCTATTAAAAGAAACCGTGGCCGCGCCGCCACTGCTATTTGTTCAAGGCGATCCTCAAATTTTAGCGCTGCCACAGATTGCCATTGTTGGTAGCCGCAGCGCATCGGCAGATGGCCGTGCTCAGGCCTTTCATTTTGCCCAAGGCTTAGCGGAGCAAGGGATTGTGGTGACCAGTGGTTTAGCGCTGGGTGTGGATGGTCAAGCGCATCGCGGCGCGCTGGCCGCCAATGGATTAACTGTGGCGGTGATGGGGACAGGCTTGAACCAAATTTATCCTGCCAGACACCGCAGCTTGGCGGCCGAGATCATCGAAAGTGGTGCTTTGGTTTCTGAATTTCTACCCAACCAAGCGCCGGTAGCGCATAATTTTCCACGTCGAAATCGGGTGATCTCAGGGTTAAGTCGTGGCGTACTCGTTTTAGAAGCGGCAGCGCGAAGTGGCTCGCTGATTACTGCGCGATATGCTCTAGAGCAAAATCGTGATGTTTTTGCGGTGCCTGGCCATATTCATAATCCACTCAGTCAGGGCCCCAATCAGCTGATCAAACAAGGTGCTTATTTGGTTGAGCATGTGGATGATATTGTTCAACAAATGTCCAATCTTGTAGTGCCTGATCTGCATCGAAATTCACCCGCACCTCAGGCGCAAGGTGGGGGGATTATTTGCACAGCAAAGCCTGCGGAGCTCTTGCCATTTGCCAAGCTGTTGGATACTTTAGGCGATACAGCGACCCCTGTGGATCAAATTGCAGAACGAAGTGGTCTGCCGGTTCACGAGGTCATGGGCCAACTCCTTGAATTGGAGCTCCTTGGCGCCGTTTCAATGTTAGATGGTGGTTATATCCTCACGAGGAGTTGCAAGTCATGA
- a CDS encoding DUF494 family protein, giving the protein MMDILMYLFEAYIHSDVELLVDQDELADELSEAGFHHNDILKALAWLEKLGALQDAEQQPMLAQTAQRAQRIYTEQECYRMDSECRGFLMFLEQIQVLDPETRELVIERVMELETNEFNLDDLKWIILLVLFNMPGKEGAYQEMEDLLYEEPEEWLH; this is encoded by the coding sequence ATGATGGATATTCTGATGTACCTGTTTGAAGCCTATATTCACAGCGATGTGGAGCTCTTGGTGGATCAGGATGAGTTGGCTGACGAGTTGTCGGAAGCGGGCTTTCATCACAACGATATTTTAAAAGCACTGGCTTGGTTAGAAAAACTTGGCGCGCTACAAGATGCCGAGCAGCAGCCAATGCTTGCCCAAACTGCGCAGCGCGCACAGCGCATCTATACTGAGCAAGAGTGCTATCGCATGGACTCGGAATGTCGCGGCTTTTTAATGTTCCTTGAGCAGATTCAGGTGCTTGATCCGGAAACGCGTGAATTGGTGATTGAGCGTGTGATGGAGCTGGAAACCAATGAGTTTAATCTCGATGATTTGAAGTGGATTATTCTGTTGGTGCTGTTCAATATGCCGGGTAAAGAAGGGGCTTACCAAGAGATGGAAGATCTTCTTTATGAGGAGCCTGAAGAGTGGCTGCATTAA
- a CDS encoding DNA topoisomerase family protein — translation MSDDSLFSHHEHALEQRCPQCGGALQFRQSKHGPFLGCEHYPQCDYIQPLHGQDGQIIKELDVPCPACAHPLVLRRGRYGMFIGCSQFPECQHIEPIDKPDETHLACPECGRGELLQRKSRHGKAFYACNQYPKCRFAVNQKPVAGRCQQCGFGLLVEKKTAAGIKLVCAERRCGALQTDAS, via the coding sequence ATGTCAGACGATTCCCTTTTTTCCCATCACGAACACGCCCTTGAACAGCGCTGCCCTCAATGTGGCGGCGCTTTGCAATTTCGACAGAGCAAACATGGCCCATTTTTAGGCTGTGAGCATTATCCGCAGTGTGATTATATTCAGCCGCTGCACGGACAAGATGGGCAAATCATCAAAGAGCTAGATGTCCCCTGCCCCGCTTGCGCGCATCCTTTGGTCTTGCGTCGTGGCCGCTATGGCATGTTTATTGGTTGCAGTCAGTTCCCTGAGTGTCAGCACATTGAACCTATTGATAAGCCCGATGAAACTCATTTGGCCTGCCCTGAGTGTGGTCGCGGTGAATTGTTGCAACGGAAATCACGTCATGGCAAAGCTTTTTATGCCTGCAATCAGTATCCGAAATGCCGCTTTGCAGTGAATCAAAAGCCAGTGGCGGGTCGTTGTCAGCAGTGTGGTTTTGGCTTATTGGTTGAGAAAAAAACAGCAGCAGGTATCAAATTAGTGTGTGCCGAGCGCCGTTGTGGTGCGCTGCAAACCGATGCCAGCTAG
- a CDS encoding 5-(carboxyamino)imidazole ribonucleotide synthase, translating into MQVLILGSGQLARMMALAGAPLNIDVIAYDVTTDRVVHPLTQAYYDLTLGDAIAQVQVITAEFEHIPYDVLDLCAASGKFQPNPEAIKAGGDRRLEKALLDRAGVANAKYQLVASRQDLEQAINHVGLPMVLKSALGGYDGKGQWRLKTAEQADAIWDEMAEFLTATPNQAIVAEEFVPFDREVSLIGARDVEGNVAVYPITENVHVNGVLNLSTAVMGNEAVQQQARDMFAAIANSLNYVGVLAIEFFDVAGNLLVNEIAPRVHNSGHWTQQGADTCQFENHLRAVCGLPLGSTQLIRPTAMINILGEDSLADAVYAQTNCHVHWYGKERRAGRKMGHINVSAESAAHLEQALAIIGRHLDAQAFPALPREMAYAVD; encoded by the coding sequence ATGCAAGTGCTGATTTTAGGCTCAGGCCAATTGGCACGCATGATGGCACTTGCCGGTGCGCCGCTCAATATCGATGTGATTGCCTATGATGTCACCACAGATCGTGTGGTCCATCCGCTCACCCAAGCGTATTACGACCTCACCCTTGGTGATGCCATCGCTCAGGTGCAGGTGATCACGGCTGAATTTGAACATATTCCCTATGACGTGCTCGACCTGTGCGCTGCCAGTGGCAAATTCCAACCTAATCCGGAAGCCATCAAAGCCGGCGGCGATCGCCGCTTAGAAAAAGCCCTGCTGGATCGCGCTGGTGTTGCCAATGCCAAATACCAATTAGTGGCTTCGCGCCAAGATTTAGAGCAAGCGATCAACCATGTTGGCCTACCCATGGTACTGAAAAGTGCCCTTGGCGGTTACGACGGCAAAGGCCAGTGGCGCCTCAAAACCGCCGAACAAGCCGATGCGATTTGGGATGAAATGGCAGAATTTCTCACTGCGACACCGAACCAAGCCATTGTCGCGGAGGAATTCGTTCCCTTTGATCGCGAAGTCTCACTCATTGGTGCGCGCGATGTAGAAGGCAATGTGGCGGTCTATCCCATTACTGAAAACGTACATGTCAACGGTGTGCTCAACCTATCTACAGCCGTCATGGGCAATGAAGCGGTGCAGCAGCAAGCGCGTGATATGTTTGCCGCCATCGCCAACAGCTTGAACTATGTCGGCGTGCTGGCCATTGAATTCTTTGATGTCGCAGGCAATCTGCTGGTCAATGAGATCGCACCGCGCGTTCATAACTCAGGTCACTGGACTCAGCAAGGCGCAGATACCTGCCAATTTGAAAATCATCTGCGCGCGGTTTGCGGTCTGCCACTAGGCAGTACCCAGTTGATTCGCCCAACGGCAATGATCAACATTCTTGGTGAAGATTCCCTAGCAGATGCGGTCTATGCGCAAACCAATTGCCATGTGCATTGGTATGGCAAAGAGCGCCGCGCCGGTCGCAAGATGGGGCATATCAATGTCTCTGCGGAAAGTGCCGCGCATCTTGAACAAGCACTGGCGATCATCGGTCGTCACCTTGACGCACAAGCCTTCCCAGCACTGCCAAGAGAGATGGCCTACGCCGTCGATTAA
- the purE gene encoding 5-(carboxyamino)imidazole ribonucleotide mutase, translating to MKVGIIMGSKSDWPTMQHAAEMLDRFNIPYETKVVSAHRTPHLLAEYAESAASRGIKVIIAGAGGAAHLPGMTAAFTSLPVLGVPVQSRALKGMDSLLSIVQMPKGVAVGTLAIGEAGAANAGLLAAQIIATHTPELMTQIDAFRKEQTDMVLANPNPAEDA from the coding sequence ATGAAAGTTGGAATTATCATGGGGTCAAAGTCGGATTGGCCAACGATGCAGCATGCCGCAGAGATGTTGGATCGTTTCAATATTCCTTACGAAACCAAGGTGGTGTCAGCGCATCGCACCCCTCATTTACTGGCAGAATATGCCGAAAGCGCTGCCAGCCGTGGCATAAAGGTGATCATCGCGGGCGCAGGCGGTGCAGCGCACCTGCCGGGCATGACCGCAGCATTTACCAGCTTGCCAGTGCTTGGTGTGCCCGTGCAATCTCGCGCACTCAAAGGGATGGACTCACTGCTTTCCATCGTGCAAATGCCAAAAGGTGTCGCCGTGGGCACCCTTGCGATCGGTGAAGCTGGCGCAGCCAATGCGGGCCTACTTGCCGCGCAAATCATTGCGACCCACACCCCTGAGCTCATGACACAGATCGATGCCTTTAGAAAAGAGCAAACCGATATGGTGCTGGCCAACCCAAATCCTGCTGAGGATGCCTAA
- the tsaC gene encoding L-threonylcarbamoyladenylate synthase type 1 TsaC, whose amino-acid sequence MHSHLMNLSQAVDALNADQVIAYPTEAVFGVGCNPDSEVAVQRLLALKQRPVEKGLILIAADYAQLANYVDDSQLTDAQRQQIFATWPGPVTWVMPAKPSVPAFLTGQFDTIAVRVSQHPLVQALCQQYGKPITSTSANLTGQPACRSVEEVKAQLGADFCIVEGDTGARANPSEIRDAKTGQVLRQG is encoded by the coding sequence ATGCACAGCCACTTGATGAATCTTTCGCAAGCCGTCGACGCACTCAACGCCGATCAAGTCATTGCCTATCCAACCGAAGCTGTCTTTGGCGTGGGTTGTAACCCAGATAGTGAAGTTGCGGTGCAACGGTTACTCGCACTTAAGCAGCGTCCCGTAGAAAAGGGACTGATTTTGATTGCTGCCGATTATGCGCAGCTTGCCAATTATGTCGATGATAGCCAGCTGACTGATGCCCAGCGCCAGCAAATTTTTGCTACATGGCCTGGCCCTGTCACTTGGGTGATGCCGGCGAAACCAAGCGTGCCCGCTTTTTTAACCGGTCAGTTTGATACCATCGCGGTACGCGTGAGTCAGCATCCTTTGGTGCAAGCACTTTGCCAGCAATATGGTAAGCCGATTACCTCAACTAGTGCCAATTTGACCGGCCAGCCGGCTTGCCGTAGCGTCGAAGAGGTAAAAGCACAGCTGGGTGCCGATTTTTGTATTGTCGAAGGCGACACCGGAGCGCGCGCTAATCCCAGTGAAATTCGCGACGCCAAAACAGGACAAGTACTACGCCAAGGATAA
- the aroE gene encoding shikimate dehydrogenase: MMDQYAVFGHPISHSKSPYIHTLFAQQTQQQMAYQAMDPHPQSFEQAAREFFAAGGKGCNVTLPYKEAAFAFADRLTERAQLAGAVNTLKKLDDGGILGDNTDGAGLVADLLAQGAPLNGGRILLLGAGGAARGALLPLLAEKPAQLVIANRTHEKAQQLAQQFSPWGPIEALSFAQVMGPFDCIINSTSASIQGEVPPIASSTVAEHTLCYDMMYGKETAFIAWAKLHGAQRCFDGLGMLVGQAAESFMLWRGLRPGSKQVLRELRKALVV, from the coding sequence ATGATGGATCAATATGCGGTCTTTGGCCATCCCATTAGCCACTCGAAATCGCCTTATATTCACACCCTATTTGCGCAGCAAACGCAGCAGCAAATGGCTTACCAAGCCATGGATCCGCATCCACAATCTTTTGAGCAGGCGGCCCGCGAGTTTTTTGCGGCTGGCGGTAAGGGTTGTAATGTCACCCTGCCCTATAAAGAAGCGGCGTTTGCTTTTGCCGATCGATTGACTGAGCGTGCGCAATTGGCCGGCGCAGTCAACACGCTAAAAAAACTCGATGATGGGGGCATTTTAGGGGACAACACCGATGGTGCTGGGTTGGTGGCCGATTTGCTTGCCCAAGGCGCACCATTAAATGGTGGTCGTATTTTATTACTCGGTGCGGGCGGCGCAGCGCGTGGTGCCCTACTTCCGCTATTGGCGGAAAAGCCAGCACAATTGGTGATTGCCAATCGCACCCATGAAAAAGCACAGCAGCTTGCGCAGCAATTTTCCCCATGGGGCCCTATTGAGGCGCTCTCTTTTGCGCAGGTGATGGGGCCATTTGATTGCATCATCAATTCAACCTCAGCCAGTATTCAAGGTGAAGTACCGCCGATTGCCTCATCAACTGTGGCTGAGCACACCCTTTGCTACGATATGATGTATGGCAAAGAAACGGCATTTATTGCTTGGGCGAAGTTGCACGGTGCTCAGCGCTGCTTTGATGGTCTTGGTATGCTGGTGGGACAAGCGGCGGAAAGTTTTATGCTATGGCGCGGATTACGCCCTGGCAGCAAGCAAGTGTTGCGTGAATTACGCAAGGCATTGGTAGTTTAA
- a CDS encoding DUF1488 domain-containing protein has protein sequence MNQAILFPDREQWHEARQMVIFPVQVNGALFECHLSAAWLNQQSGQSIDEGNAITIFQQHRFSAEELAEEAIEDDAIDDDGIIYLG, from the coding sequence ATGAATCAAGCGATCCTCTTTCCTGATCGTGAACAGTGGCACGAAGCTCGTCAAATGGTGATCTTTCCAGTGCAAGTTAATGGCGCCTTGTTTGAATGTCACCTTAGCGCGGCATGGTTGAATCAACAAAGTGGCCAAAGCATTGATGAGGGAAATGCCATCACTATTTTTCAGCAGCATCGATTTAGTGCTGAAGAGCTCGCAGAAGAAGCAATTGAAGATGATGCCATCGATGATGACGGCATCATTTATCTTGGCTAA
- a CDS encoding gamma carbonic anhydrase family protein, which produces MHASLRSFQSIYPTLGERVYIDSSAVLVGDIHIGADASIWPLVAARGDVNHIRIGARSNIQDGTVLHVTHKNAENPEGHPLLIGDDVTVGHQAMLHGCTIENQVLVGMSSVVLDGAYIESQVLIGAGSLVPPHKRLVSGYLYVGRPVKQVRPLTEDELAWLQRSADNYVALKAQYLKEAIHE; this is translated from the coding sequence ATGCATGCTTCTTTACGTTCATTTCAATCCATTTATCCCACCCTTGGTGAGCGTGTCTATATAGATAGCAGCGCCGTTTTGGTTGGCGATATTCATATTGGTGCTGATGCCAGCATTTGGCCCTTGGTCGCTGCAAGAGGGGACGTAAACCATATTCGTATTGGCGCGCGCAGCAACATTCAAGATGGTACGGTGCTACATGTCACTCATAAGAATGCAGAGAACCCTGAAGGCCATCCATTATTGATTGGTGATGATGTGACAGTTGGCCATCAGGCGATGCTGCATGGCTGCACGATTGAAAACCAAGTATTAGTGGGCATGAGTAGTGTGGTGTTAGATGGCGCGTATATTGAGTCGCAAGTACTGATCGGTGCCGGCAGTTTAGTGCCACCGCATAAGCGTCTCGTCTCTGGCTACCTTTATGTGGGTCGCCCGGTGAAACAAGTTCGCCCCCTGACTGAAGACGAACTTGCTTGGCTGCAACGCTCAGCTGATAACTATGTGGCGCTTAAAGCACAATATCTAAAAGAAGCCATTCATGAATAG